A window of Candidatus Nomurabacteria bacterium contains these coding sequences:
- a CDS encoding DUF4215 domain-containing protein has product MKRLTVLVLVGIVLIVSSSIILDRSQDQLAILYQSRPIGQGAVSPEPLQRPLSACGNGIVQPASGEQCDDGNTNNTDGCSNTCQATFGAKTVLTSSNAGEVSGAEWHDRSNSFWIVDDGGKMVQIASNGSILGRWGNLGDIEGLAVADPASDFVYVGRENPPSIFKWNTQTHLPNDLNTPGTFWPLTDLQTCTGGNGGTDGLEALTFVENDGTGDIFYAGSQCNGRVYKYRINQGTGTIQNLGMIAGKPSNSNDLASLYFDPQYQVLYWVYDDINKLYATRKNSSSILASWNFDTGITPDQQESFSIRNGKAYLGTDNGTAGAGIFYEVPFAGLRY; this is encoded by the coding sequence ATGAAAAGATTAACAGTCCTCGTGCTTGTTGGAATCGTCCTAATCGTTTCTTCATCCATTATTCTCGACCGGTCACAAGACCAGTTAGCAATTCTCTATCAAAGTCGCCCGATTGGACAAGGTGCCGTATCCCCTGAACCACTACAAAGACCGCTCTCCGCCTGTGGCAACGGCATCGTTCAACCAGCCAGCGGCGAACAATGTGACGACGGCAATACTAATAATACGGACGGCTGTAGCAACACTTGCCAAGCCACCTTCGGAGCGAAAACCGTGCTCACTAGTAGCAACGCCGGAGAGGTTAGTGGTGCAGAGTGGCATGACCGTTCAAACAGTTTCTGGATAGTAGATGATGGTGGCAAAATGGTCCAGATTGCCAGCAACGGCTCAATCCTAGGTCGCTGGGGTAACCTGGGCGACATCGAGGGTTTGGCGGTTGCTGACCCCGCAAGCGATTTCGTCTATGTAGGAAGGGAAAATCCACCAAGCATTTTCAAATGGAACACCCAGACTCACTTACCTAATGACCTGAACACCCCTGGTACATTTTGGCCCCTAACCGACCTCCAAACCTGCACGGGCGGTAACGGCGGCACAGACGGGCTCGAGGCTCTAACGTTTGTGGAAAACGATGGCACTGGGGATATTTTCTACGCAGGTAGCCAATGCAATGGCCGAGTTTACAAATACCGGATAAATCAAGGCACTGGAACAATCCAGAACCTGGGAATGATCGCGGGGAAACCATCAAACTCCAATGACCTAGCTTCACTATACTTTGACCCACAATACCAAGTATTATATTGGGTCTACGACGACATCAATAAACTATACGCGACGAGAAAAAATAGTTCATCCATTCTGGCTTCCTGGAACTTTGATACCGGGATTACCCCAGACCAACAAGAAAGTTTCTCGATTAGAAACGGTAAGGCTTACCTCGGTACAGACAATGGGACGGCTGGGGCAGGCATCTTCTACGAGGTACCATTTGCTGGATTGAGATACTGA